TCACCTTGTTCATCACTGTGTTCATCACATGTTCATCAACATGTTCATCACCTTGTTCATCACATGTTCATCACCGTGTTATCACTGTGTTCATCACATGTTCATCACATATTCATCACCGTGTTCATCACCGTGTTCATCACTGTGTTCATCACAAGTTCATCAACATGTTCATCACCTTATTCATCACATGTTCATCTCAATGTTCATCACTGTGTTCATCACATGTTCATTACATGTTCATCACCTGATCATCACCTGTTCATCACATGTTCATCACAAGTTAATCACATGTTCATCACATGTTCATAACATGTTCATCACCTGATCATCACCTGTTCATCACATGTTCATCTCAATGTTCATCACTGTGTTCATCACATGTTCATCACATGTTCATCACATGTTCATCACAAGTTCATCACATGTTCATCACATGTTCATTATATGTTCGTCACATGTTCATCACCTGATTATCACCTGTTCATCACATGTTCATCACATGCATCACAAGTTCCTCACATGTTCATCACATGCTTATCACATGTTCATCAATAAGTTAATTgcatgttccctacatgttcaTCACCATGTTCATCACCGTGTTCATCACCTTGTTCACCACTGTGTTCATCAACATGTTCATCACATGTTCACCACATGTTCCCCTCACGTTCCCCAGCAGGAGTTCTCCCCGTACATGCTGCCCCCCGGGGCCTGCCGCCTCCCGTCGGGGCTGGGGCCCCCGGGGACCGGCCCGCCCGTGCCCAAGAGGGCCATCAGCAAGAACAGCGTGGAGTACCGGCTGCGGCGCGAGAGGAACAACATCGCCGTGCGCAAGAGCCGGGACAAGGCGCGGCGCCGCATCCTGCTGACCCAGCAGCGGGCCGTCCAGCTGACGGAGGACAACCAGCGCCTCCAGCAGCGCCTGGGCCAGCTGTCCCAGGAGCTGGACACGCTGCGCCACGTTCTGGCCCAGCGCCACGCCGCCCGGCCGGGGGACGCCACCGGGGAGGCCTGTCTGTAGAGgggacccccccagaccccccccccccccggaccctcAGGGGCCCAGCGCCGCGCAGGTAGACCCCCAGCCTTCCCCCGGTTTGGCTCAGCGAGGGGCCCGCCTTCTGAACCAATCGGCGTGCTCGGTTACTCTCTGATCTGCTGGGGCTCGAGGTCCGCTGTAGTACAACCTTTCCAAATGATGATTATGATAAACCTGTAAATCAAAATGTATATCTAAAGAGATGCGGTACGATTGtatgggaatgtgtgtgtgtgtgtgtgtgtgtgtgtgtgtgtgtgtatatagagtGGTAGACACTCCTGTAAGTCAAGTGCATTTGAATATCCCTTTATCACTGATTAAACGAAATTTAACTAATTAAATACATGTAAATGTTGAAATAGGTTTTAATCACtttttctgtgtatgtttgattagagagttgtaaagagaggaCATGTTAAACTAAACCACCCCTCTTTGTTTCTCCGTCATTGAGGCTAGTTGTGCTTGACTGTGCTTGACATGCAGCATGGATTCCCTAGaccagggaagagatgccctgagtGGTCAGAAACGATCTAGAAATGGATGTACTCACTTTTCACATTTGACTCATGGCTGGCTGTGCgataaaagaataaaataaaatgagacTCAAATAATATCTTAAATCTGACCTACAGCTCCTTGATCTGAGCAGCGGAGGTAAACAGACCCTGGGGGTGTGATGATGTagagtccgggggggggggggggaccccagaaTCTGGGCCTTGAGCAAATAAACTGAACCCCGACTGATAGATGAGTAGAGATGCAGGAGTCCCCTGGTCAGGAAGGAGGACCGGTTGGTTATGTTGTTGGACATTTGCCTCATGGGATTACACAATTATCTGGAATGCATTGAATGATATTAAGCTCCAAACTAAAATTACAACAGGAAATTTGTCATTGCATTAATATTTTCACACCAtgttaaaataattgttttttgtgtacatggtccaataaatatataaaataataatgccCGATGTGTCTCGCTTGAATCATATTCAAGCAACATCTACATACGAACAATAAATGTTGTAAATAAAGCACCCTTGCCACGACACACCACATATGTCAGCAAGGTGTAGCAGATTTTGTCCATTTTTTGTCTGCTACATTATTGAGAGGCACCAAATAATCAAATGAATAAAGTTAAGCTCAGATTTTAATCTTGTCAAGAAATATTGCTTAAAACAGGACACTTCCAATGTGTTGCTGCGTTCTACATCCATGGTAACTGCCGAGATGTCAGTATGGGCTAAACCCTATCagacacactcgcgcacacacacacatgcacgcgcccccacgcacacacataccgcatacaaacacacacacacacacacacacacacacacacacacacacacacacacacacacacacacacacacacacacacatacatacacacaatcttacacacacacacatcgaacacacacacacacacacacacacatacatacacacaatcttacacacacacacatcgaacacacacacacacacacacacacacacatataccgcATACAAACCCTTACGGACGCCATGAAGTGGACCGTTGCCTGGCAGTTTCCCGTTGTGGGATGGGTGAGGTTTCGACACAGCAGAGGACAAGATGAGAGCCCAGAGAGATGCTATCAGTTCTGGGGTCTGCCAGGGCCTtcctgtggatgtgtgtggggacgtgtgtgtctgttgggatgtgtgtgtgtgtgtgtgtgtgtgtgtcgggggcaGGGGAATCTGGATGGATCCAATAATTATCTAGCAGTGAGTTCCGTTATTCTGCGGCACTCAGCGTTATGCAATCCAAAGTAATCACCGAAGACCTTGTTGACTGCTGGTCACAGCTACATTGTTTTTTACATATGTCATTG
This is a stretch of genomic DNA from Gadus macrocephalus chromosome 23, ASM3116895v1. It encodes these proteins:
- the cebp1 gene encoding CCAAT/enhancer binding protein (C/EBP) 1 isoform X3, translated to MVDSSGRSPVIQEWSGPYPGHGLDAGHGLDPSDPGMHAAAGSLSQMEMLLGCPAPGPPLRGCGGEERLGGGTLAYLSYMQPCMGGSAASEHMSNQQQEFSPYMLPPGACRLPSGLGPPGTGPPVPKRAISKNSVEYRLRRERNNIAVRKSRDKARRRILLTQQRAVQLTEDNQRLQQRLGQLSQELDTLRHVLAQRHAARPGDATGEACL
- the cebp1 gene encoding CCAAT/enhancer binding protein (C/EBP) 1 isoform X1, translated to MGTRVTMVDSSGRSPVIQEWSGPYPGHGLDAGHGLDPSDPGMHAAAGSLSQMEMLLGCPAPGPPLRGCGGEERLGGGTLAYLSYMQPCMGGSAASEHMSNQQQEFSPYMLPPGACRLPSGLGPPGTGPPVPKRAISKNSVEYRLRRERNNIAVRKSRDKARRRILLTQQRAVQLTEDNQRLQQRLGQLSQELDTLRHVLAQRHAARPGDATGEACL
- the cebp1 gene encoding CCAAT/enhancer binding protein (C/EBP) 1 isoform X2, whose product is MGTRVTMVDSSGRSPVIQEWSGPYPGHGLDAGHGLDPSDPGMHAAAGSLSQMEMLLGCPAPGPPLRGCGGEERLGGGTLAYLSYMQPCMGGSAASEHMSNQQEFSPYMLPPGACRLPSGLGPPGTGPPVPKRAISKNSVEYRLRRERNNIAVRKSRDKARRRILLTQQRAVQLTEDNQRLQQRLGQLSQELDTLRHVLAQRHAARPGDATGEACL